The Methanocorpusculum vombati genome segment AACTCAGCATTCCTGCGGCAAAGGTTACCGGCATCTTCACCATTGAAGATCTCCTCAAATCCCCTGTTTCCGCGGCAACCCCTGCTGCCGTACTTCGCGGGGCAAAAACCGGTGTGACCGGTGAAGAAGCGATACGCCGTCTTTGTATCTCTGACCGATGACTATTTCATCTTTGCGAACGATGATTCATTTGTTATGAACAAATTCTATCTTGTGCTGGTGCTGCTGGCCGCAGTTGCGGTGCTGGCTGCTCCTGCGGCGGCTGAGGTAACACTCGGCGGTTCCGTAGGCGGCTCCACGGCGACGATCAGTGTGACCTCATCGCCGTCCGGTGCCGAGGTCTATGACGCCGGAACGTATCAGGGCACAACCCCCTGTAACATCATCGTACATACCACGGCAACCCCGATCGATCACGATATTGTTGTTTCCAAAAACGGGTACTATGATTACCATCACTACATCGGTGATGTGTACACTGATCAGTACATCACCGTCAATGCAGTCCTGACCCCCGTGGTCCTGACCGGATACCTTGATATCTCTTCCTCACCGTCCGGTGCAAATGTCTATGTGGACGGTATCTACAAAGGAACCTCACCGCTCGTGGCCTCGGTCGATGCAGGCTCCCATTCGATCCGCATGGAAAAACCGGGCTACGACACCTGGTACGGGACCTATCGTGTTTCTTCCGGAGACACCGCGCAGGTATATGCTTCTCTCGGTCCGTCCGTTACCTACGGATACATTAATGTCCACTCAACACCGTCGGGTGCGAACGTGTACGTGGACGGCACCTACCGCGACAACACGCCGGAAGTGATCAGCGTTACCGCCGGCACCTCGCATGAAGTACAGGTCGTGTACTCCGGCTATGAGGTATATCAGCAGACGGTGACCGTCAGTACGGGCAGTACTGTTTACCTTGATGCCAACCTTGTCACCAGTTCCGACGCCTATCTGAAGATTGCGTCCTCTCCCTCGGGGGCTGCGGTGTATGTGGACGGCAACTACTGCGGCAACACCGGTTACTCTTCGGGAAGTTCAATGAACTATATGAGTATCGGTCCGCTTACGGCGGGAACACATGCGGTTATGCTGAAACTGGACGGTTACAACACCTACACCTCAACCGTGACGTTGTCTCCCAACGAGATCCGTACCATGAGTGTAACACTGACGCAGAGTGCACCGACACCGTCAGGTAATGCCGGTCTCCATATGGCGTCAACTCCTTCCGGTGCGGAGGTATATGTGGACAACGCCTTCCGCGGGTACACGCCGGTATATCTCTCCGACATCTCCGAAGGCCGGCACACGGTGCTGCTGAAACATACCGGCTACAACGACTGGACCGAGTATGTGGTCTTCACTGCCGGACAGACGGTGGAAAAGGATGTGACCATGTCTCCGGCTTCGGTTCCTCCGGCGCCGACACAGTCACCCTTCCCGGTTCTGGCTTTCGCGGGTCTTGCAGCCGCCGCGGTATTTGCCGTCCGGCGGATGTACTAACTCCTTCTTTTTTCTCCCGACCGACATCTTAACAACGTTCCGGCGCGAATTGATTTTCTATGAAGCACACAGTTCTCCCGCTGCTGTTTATCCTGATTGCCGCACTTTGCATCGTCCCGGCTGCTGCAGATGAAGCACCGGGCTATATCTCGGTGACCACCAGCCCGACCGGCGGTCAGGTGTACATCGATCACAAGTATGTAATGGACGCTCCCGGAACCGCCGAGGTCCGGCCGGGCAGTCATCTGGTCAGCATTCAGTCCTCGGAGTACTTCACCTGGTCGGACGAGGTCTTTGTCCGTTCCGGTGAGACCACGAAGGTTGATGCGGTGATGCATTTCTATAAAGGTCCGGGCTCGATCGGGATCACCTCCTCCATGCCCGAGGTTGATGTCTATATTGATGACATGTACTATGCGAGTGTCAAGTCCGGAACTGTGACCATTCCGAATCTTTCTCCGGTTGAGCATGATGTCCGTGTGGTGAAGGCCGGGTATCACGACTTTACCACGACGGTTCAGGTGCTCTCCGACAAGATTGTGGGTGTGTACTCGGATCAGACAAAGGATGATCGGCAGGCTGGTATCCGCGTCCATTCCGAACCTGCCGGTGCGGTGGTGTTTCTGGATGACGACTATGTCGGAATCACCCAGTCCGGGAAGGAGTGGCTGCAGATATCGGGAGTATATCCCGGATCGCACACGCTGAGCCTTGCAAAGGACGGGTATGTGATTTCCACGATCACCAAAGAGTACAAAGCAGGGGATGTTGCGGATGTCCGTGTCACGCTTCAGCCGGTTCCGGTTGAAACCGTCACCGTCCCGACCGAATCTCCAACCGGCACAGCTGCTGTTCCGACAGCTACTGTTCCCCCCGCGCCAACCAAAACCCCGGTTCCGGTTGCAGGTTTGTTCCTCCTCGGTGCGGCAGGTCTGCTGCTGTCTCGCCGGTAACCAAATATTTTTTCTCCCCCGACACGCGTTTTTATCTTTCCGGCAGAACCATTAGTACAGTATCAGAGGGGATCCATGGGTATCGAAAACAGAAGCGACTGTCATGTACTCGTCATCGGTTCCGGCGGTGCGGGAATCCGCGCCGCCGCAGACGCATCCGCTGCGGGTGAAACGATCATTGTGTCAAAGACCATCACCGGTAAAGGCGGCTGTACGGTCATGGCAGAAGGGGGATACAATGCCGTTCTGAAATCCGCAGACTCCGTTGCAACACACTACGAGGACACGATGAAAGGCGGGGCCTTCCTCAATGATCCCGCACTTGTCGAGGTTCTTGCCCGCGAAGCTCCCAACCGCATCCGCGATCTGTTTACGTGGGGAGCGGTGTTTGATCTCACCTGCGAAAACGAGATCGCCCAGCGGCCGTTCGGCGGTCAGCGGTTTCCTCGTACCTGCTACGCCGGTGATCATACCGGTCATGAGATGGTGATGACGCTTCTGGAAAAACTCCGGGGTTCCCCGGTTGAGATCCGGGATGAACTTACCGTCATCGATCTCCTGAAGGATGGCGATGCGGTTTCGGGTGCAATCACCTGCGATCGCGAGGGGGAACTCGGTGTCATCACTGCGGACGCGGTAGTGCTTGCAACCGGCGGTGCGGGTCAGGTGTATGATACGACGACCAACTCCACCGCAGGGACCGGTGACGGCTATGCGCTCGGATACCGTGCGGGAGCGGAACTTATTGATATGGAGCAGGTCCAGTTCCACCCGACCGGCGCGGTGTATCCCTACGATACCCGCGGCCGCCTCATCACCGAGGCTGTCCGGGGTGAGGGAGGTTTCCTCCTCAACGCCAGGGGTGAGCGGTTCATGGAAAAGTATGATCCGGCCCGTATGGAGTTGTCCACCCGCGATGTGGTTGCCCGGGCAATTGCCACCGAAGTTCTCGAAGGACGCGGCACCGAACACGGCGGCGTCTG includes the following:
- a CDS encoding YunC family protein, producing MQIEYLSPDHALLTGPGVFADAYCLDLGVARLIFAKSSAGFVGCGFFDLAVFEKLSIPAAKVTGIFTIEDLLKSPVSAATPAAVLRGAKTGVTGEEAIRRLCISDR
- a CDS encoding PEGA domain-containing protein gives rise to the protein MKKRYAVFVSLTDDYFIFANDDSFVMNKFYLVLVLLAAVAVLAAPAAAEVTLGGSVGGSTATISVTSSPSGAEVYDAGTYQGTTPCNIIVHTTATPIDHDIVVSKNGYYDYHHYIGDVYTDQYITVNAVLTPVVLTGYLDISSSPSGANVYVDGIYKGTSPLVASVDAGSHSIRMEKPGYDTWYGTYRVSSGDTAQVYASLGPSVTYGYINVHSTPSGANVYVDGTYRDNTPEVISVTAGTSHEVQVVYSGYEVYQQTVTVSTGSTVYLDANLVTSSDAYLKIASSPSGAAVYVDGNYCGNTGYSSGSSMNYMSIGPLTAGTHAVMLKLDGYNTYTSTVTLSPNEIRTMSVTLTQSAPTPSGNAGLHMASTPSGAEVYVDNAFRGYTPVYLSDISEGRHTVLLKHTGYNDWTEYVVFTAGQTVEKDVTMSPASVPPAPTQSPFPVLAFAGLAAAAVFAVRRMY
- a CDS encoding PEGA domain-containing protein: MKHTVLPLLFILIAALCIVPAAADEAPGYISVTTSPTGGQVYIDHKYVMDAPGTAEVRPGSHLVSIQSSEYFTWSDEVFVRSGETTKVDAVMHFYKGPGSIGITSSMPEVDVYIDDMYYASVKSGTVTIPNLSPVEHDVRVVKAGYHDFTTTVQVLSDKIVGVYSDQTKDDRQAGIRVHSEPAGAVVFLDDDYVGITQSGKEWLQISGVYPGSHTLSLAKDGYVISTITKEYKAGDVADVRVTLQPVPVETVTVPTESPTGTAAVPTATVPPAPTKTPVPVAGLFLLGAAGLLLSRR
- the tfrA gene encoding fumarate reductase (CoM/CoB) subunit TfrA — protein: MGIENRSDCHVLVIGSGGAGIRAAADASAAGETIIVSKTITGKGGCTVMAEGGYNAVLKSADSVATHYEDTMKGGAFLNDPALVEVLAREAPNRIRDLFTWGAVFDLTCENEIAQRPFGGQRFPRTCYAGDHTGHEMVMTLLEKLRGSPVEIRDELTVIDLLKDGDAVSGAITCDREGELGVITADAVVLATGGAGQVYDTTTNSTAGTGDGYALGYRAGAELIDMEQVQFHPTGAVYPYDTRGRLITEAVRGEGGFLLNARGERFMEKYDPARMELSTRDVVARAIATEVLEGRGTEHGGVWLDVTHLPKEQIETRLPVMLEQFLKFGTDIRTCPMEVAPTAHHFMGGLRITPEAHTTLPHLFAAGEVTGGVHGANRLGGNALADTQVFGCRAGRAAAAVQPSAKRAADADQIASAEERIAQLYEGQATSAEVRRSMKRIMWNNVGIYRNELDLKVAERDIAKLRATPLCISSPREISDAVITENMLLVASLVIDGALLRRESRGAHTRTDIKTSWTNETSPFGHTFFSKAKSGIEILEGRL